A window of the Gossypium hirsutum isolate 1008001.06 chromosome A03, Gossypium_hirsutum_v2.1, whole genome shotgun sequence genome harbors these coding sequences:
- the LOC107887608 gene encoding 40S ribosomal protein S15a-5-like — MKYRGYIKNFEVHDPHRVGRITVDLQGRVNDCRALTYRQDIKAKDIEKYKTLKLPIRQWGYVVISTPDGVLDHEEAIQRNVGGQVLGYFH; from the exons ATGAAATATCGAG GATACATAAAGAACTTCGAAGTTCATGATCCACATAGAGTGGGCAGGATAACAGTTGACCTGCAAGGAAGGGTAAACGATTGTCGGGCACTCACTTACAGGCAGGACATCAAAGCAAAGGATATCGAAAAATACAAAACACTTAAACTTCCAATTCGTCAG TGGGGTTATGTTGTGATTTCAACTCCGGATGGTGTTTTGGATCATGAAGAAGCCATTCAAAGGAATGTAGGTGGGCAGGTTCTGGGTTATTTTCATTAG